A genomic region of Synechococcus sp. NOUM97013 contains the following coding sequences:
- the panB gene encoding 3-methyl-2-oxobutanoate hydroxymethyltransferase, which produces MRASDLIRFKQTGQTITMLTAWDALSASLVEAAGADVVLVGDSLAMVSLGHSTTLPVTLEQMLLHTQAVCRGFSQPLAEQPLVITDLPFLSYQCGLDRAVAAAGSLLKQSDAAGVKVEGAEPETVAVIERLVRTGIPVMGHLGLTPQAVHRLGYRRQAQDPRSQDRLLQQAKELESAGCFAMVLEHVPKELAGRVRRQLSIPVIGIGAGPDCDGQVSVTADLLGLTASQPPFSQARMDGRGLGITALQSWLKEQRQQTPPPTTPPAPPAPHC; this is translated from the coding sequence TTGCGCGCCTCCGACCTGATCCGGTTCAAGCAGACCGGGCAAACGATCACCATGCTCACGGCCTGGGATGCCCTGAGCGCATCCCTTGTGGAAGCTGCCGGCGCTGACGTGGTGCTGGTGGGTGACTCCCTGGCGATGGTCAGCCTCGGCCACAGCACCACACTGCCGGTCACACTCGAGCAAATGCTGCTGCACACGCAGGCGGTCTGTCGGGGCTTCAGTCAACCGCTGGCGGAGCAACCGCTGGTGATCACCGATCTGCCGTTTCTGAGCTATCAGTGCGGTCTCGATCGCGCAGTCGCAGCTGCAGGAAGCCTTCTGAAGCAGTCCGATGCGGCCGGCGTGAAGGTGGAAGGCGCCGAACCGGAGACCGTTGCAGTGATCGAACGGTTGGTGCGCACCGGCATTCCCGTGATGGGCCATCTGGGCCTCACACCTCAAGCCGTTCACCGTCTGGGGTACAGGCGGCAGGCCCAGGATCCCCGCAGCCAAGACCGTCTGCTCCAGCAAGCAAAGGAACTGGAGTCAGCCGGGTGCTTCGCCATGGTGCTGGAGCACGTCCCGAAGGAGCTTGCCGGGCGCGTCAGGCGTCAACTCAGCATCCCCGTGATCGGCATTGGTGCCGGGCCGGATTGTGATGGACAGGTCAGCGTGACAGCAGACCTGCTCGGACTCACAGCCTCACAACCCCCCTTCAGCCAGGCTCGGATGGATGGTCGTGGCCTTGGCATCACAGCCCTGCAGAGCTGGCTGAAGGAACAGCGTCAACAGACACCTCCTCCCACCACGCCACCAGCTCCACCAGCACCGCATTGCTGA
- the ftsZ gene encoding cell division protein FtsZ: MHTQLNGSKPKMEMVSGQMSPSPESAGISPSQSARIEVIGVGGGGSNAVNRMIQSDLEGVAYRVLNTDAQALLQSSADNRVQLGQTLTRGLGAGGNPSIGQKAAEESRADLQQALQGADLVFIAAGMGGGTGTGAAPVVAEVAKESGALTVGIVTKPFGFEGRRRMRQADEGIARLAEHVDTLIVIPNDRLRDAIGSAPLQEAFRSADDVLRMGVKGITDIITCPGLVNVDFADVRSVMTEAGTALLGIGVGSGRSRAIEAAQTAINSPLLEAARIDGAKGCVINISGGRDMTLEDMTSASEVIYDVVDPEANIIVGAVVDERLEGEIHVTVIATGFENGQPYRTERNVPRSTTSTFAAADAQDSGARIPEFLRQRQQRNDADSIN, translated from the coding sequence ATGCACACGCAGCTCAATGGTTCAAAGCCAAAGATGGAGATGGTGAGCGGTCAAATGTCCCCTTCTCCTGAATCAGCGGGGATTAGCCCTAGCCAGTCCGCTCGGATCGAAGTGATCGGCGTCGGTGGCGGTGGCAGCAATGCCGTGAATCGAATGATTCAGAGCGATCTGGAGGGCGTGGCCTATCGGGTGCTCAACACGGATGCACAGGCTCTGCTGCAGTCATCAGCAGACAACCGAGTCCAGCTCGGTCAGACCCTGACCCGCGGCCTGGGTGCCGGCGGCAATCCCAGCATTGGTCAGAAAGCTGCAGAAGAATCCCGCGCTGATCTTCAGCAAGCACTCCAGGGCGCGGACCTGGTGTTCATCGCAGCGGGAATGGGTGGCGGCACCGGCACTGGAGCGGCACCAGTGGTGGCAGAGGTCGCCAAGGAAAGTGGTGCGCTCACCGTGGGCATCGTCACCAAGCCATTCGGATTCGAAGGCCGCCGACGCATGCGCCAGGCCGATGAAGGCATTGCTCGACTGGCAGAGCACGTGGACACCTTGATCGTGATTCCCAACGACCGTCTCCGCGATGCCATCGGCAGTGCCCCACTGCAGGAAGCCTTCCGCAGCGCGGATGACGTCCTGCGGATGGGTGTCAAAGGCATCACCGACATCATCACCTGCCCTGGCCTGGTGAATGTTGACTTCGCCGATGTGCGCTCCGTCATGACCGAAGCCGGCACAGCCCTGCTCGGCATCGGCGTGGGATCAGGCCGGTCCCGTGCCATCGAAGCGGCTCAGACCGCCATCAACAGCCCCTTACTGGAGGCTGCACGCATCGATGGTGCCAAGGGTTGTGTGATCAACATCAGCGGCGGCCGCGACATGACCCTCGAGGACATGACCAGTGCCTCGGAAGTGATCTACGACGTGGTCGATCCAGAAGCCAACATCATTGTTGGAGCCGTGGTGGATGAGCGCCTCGAGGGTGAGATTCACGTAACGGTGATCGCCACCGGCTTTGAGAACGGCCAGCCCTACCGAACGGAGCGCAACGTTCCCCGTTCGACGACGTCGACGTTTGCAGCAGCGGATGCGCAGGATTCCGGCGCTCGTATTCCTGAATTTTTGCGCCAGCGTCAGCAACGCAACGACGCTGATTCGATCAACTGA
- a CDS encoding cell division protein FtsQ/DivIB, giving the protein MARTKPGARERRSTGPLPPGVERRRRLRQERRRDRLVQIWRITVFSGSAAALAWLLVGAGWSLRSPKQITVEGSTRLGRDAVVQAAGLRFPRPLITLEPARLERRLMAELPVQSVSVQRRLLPPGLDIALEDRRPIAAASRTGARGREQGMVDREGNWMPLTVARQGEAPATAVRVEGWIPSRRAVIASLLERQDQLGSPLLLIQIAPDGDISLRTKALGLIKLGSNQKLLNQQLNTIALLSSSLPDNLRGQTNDAIDLSDPSKPELQLKPDPKAAADPKTSKP; this is encoded by the coding sequence ATGGCGCGTACCAAGCCAGGAGCGCGTGAACGCCGAAGCACAGGTCCTTTGCCTCCCGGCGTCGAACGTCGCCGCCGGCTGCGCCAAGAACGGCGACGCGACCGGTTGGTTCAGATCTGGCGGATCACGGTCTTCAGCGGCAGCGCTGCAGCACTGGCCTGGCTGCTGGTGGGTGCCGGCTGGAGTCTGCGATCACCGAAGCAAATCACGGTTGAGGGAAGCACCCGCTTGGGCCGAGATGCGGTCGTCCAGGCCGCCGGCCTGCGCTTCCCACGCCCACTGATCACGCTCGAACCCGCACGATTGGAACGGCGACTGATGGCGGAACTCCCCGTTCAGTCGGTTTCCGTGCAACGTCGCCTGCTGCCGCCTGGCCTTGACATCGCCCTGGAGGACCGGCGTCCGATTGCCGCCGCCAGCCGAACCGGCGCTCGCGGCAGGGAACAGGGCATGGTGGATCGCGAAGGCAACTGGATGCCGCTCACCGTGGCGCGCCAAGGCGAAGCGCCGGCAACAGCGGTTCGCGTCGAGGGATGGATTCCCAGTCGACGGGCCGTCATCGCGTCCTTGCTGGAGCGTCAGGATCAGCTCGGCAGTCCTCTGCTCTTGATTCAGATCGCCCCGGATGGCGACATCAGCCTGCGCACCAAAGCTCTGGGCCTGATCAAGCTCGGCTCCAATCAAAAACTGCTGAACCAGCAGCTGAACACCATCGCTTTGCTATCCAGCAGCCTGCCGGACAACCTGCGGGGGCAGACCAACGATGCCATCGATCTTTCGGATCCCTCGAAACCGGAACTGCAACTGAAACCGGACCCCAAAGCAGCTGCAGACCCGAAAACGAGCAAACCCTGA
- a CDS encoding D-alanine--D-alanine ligase family protein, translating into MPTSPLRVGVVFGGASGEHDVSIRSATTVIRGLSDPSHQERFQVVPIYIDRDGRWWPESVADQVLNQGQALETAELPEPLPARGLRRIPVDADSIDVWYPVLHGPNGEDGTVQGLFTLMQQPFVGSGVLGSAVGMDKLAMKAAFAAAGIPQVPYVGLNASELQDPEQLERLLNRLEAELGYPCFVKPANLGSSVGISKVRNRDELLEGLNQAARLDPRVVVEQGVNARELECAVLGRSTLKSSVVGEVRFDSDWYDYETKYTEGLSHTLIPAPLPASVTQQIQAMAIRACRAVHAYGQARVDVFYDEEKGQIWLNEINTLPGFTSQSMYPTLWEASGIGLPQLVAELVESARE; encoded by the coding sequence ATGCCGACTTCCCCTCTCCGCGTTGGCGTGGTGTTCGGAGGGGCATCCGGTGAACATGACGTGTCGATCCGATCGGCAACGACCGTGATCCGTGGCCTATCCGACCCGAGTCATCAAGAGCGGTTTCAGGTGGTCCCCATCTACATCGACCGCGACGGTCGTTGGTGGCCAGAATCCGTGGCTGACCAAGTGCTGAACCAGGGGCAAGCACTTGAAACGGCGGAACTGCCCGAACCACTTCCCGCTCGCGGGTTGCGCCGGATTCCTGTGGACGCCGACAGCATCGACGTCTGGTATCCGGTGCTGCACGGGCCCAACGGTGAAGACGGAACCGTGCAAGGCCTGTTCACCCTGATGCAACAACCGTTCGTCGGCTCCGGCGTGCTCGGTTCCGCCGTAGGAATGGACAAACTGGCGATGAAGGCAGCCTTCGCCGCGGCCGGCATTCCACAGGTTCCTTACGTGGGCCTGAATGCGTCCGAATTGCAGGATCCCGAACAGCTGGAACGTTTACTGAACCGTCTGGAAGCCGAACTCGGCTACCCCTGTTTCGTGAAGCCCGCCAACCTCGGTTCATCCGTGGGCATCAGCAAGGTTCGCAATCGCGATGAACTGCTGGAAGGGCTGAACCAGGCCGCCAGACTCGATCCCCGCGTCGTGGTGGAGCAAGGCGTGAACGCGCGGGAATTGGAATGTGCCGTGCTCGGCCGCAGCACGCTCAAATCATCGGTGGTGGGGGAAGTGCGCTTCGACTCCGACTGGTACGACTACGAGACGAAATACACCGAAGGGCTCAGCCACACGCTGATCCCAGCGCCACTGCCTGCTTCGGTCACGCAACAGATCCAGGCGATGGCAATCCGCGCCTGCCGGGCAGTCCATGCCTATGGCCAGGCCAGGGTGGATGTGTTCTACGACGAAGAGAAGGGTCAGATCTGGCTGAACGAAATCAACACCCTTCCCGGCTTCACGTCACAGAGCATGTATCCCACGTTGTGGGAAGCCTCCGGCATTGGTTTGCCACAGCTGGTGGCGGAGCTGGTGGAGTCAGCGCGAGAATGA
- the miaB gene encoding tRNA (N6-isopentenyl adenosine(37)-C2)-methylthiotransferase MiaB, protein MTATASVSTATTPTQERGSYWITTFGCQMNKADSERMAGILQSMGYREASAELDADLVLYNTCTIRDNAEQKVYSYLGRQAQRKRANPNLTLVVAGCVAQQEGESLLRRVPELDLVMGPQHANRLETLLTQVDSGQQVVATEDHHILEDITTARRDSSICGWVNVIYGCNERCTYCVVPSVRGKEQSRLPEAIKLEMEGLAAQGYKEITLLGQNIDAYGRDLPGITPEGRRQHTLTDLLHHVHDVEGLERIRFATSHPRYFTNRLIDACAELPKLCEHFHIPFQSGDNEVLQAMARGYTVERYRRIIDYIRERMPDASLSADVIVAFPGETDAQYRRTLDLIEEIGFDQVNTAAYSPRPNTPAADWDNQLPEEVKVARLKEINALVEQCARKANARYEGRTEEVLAEGINPKDPTQLMGRTRTNRLTFFSATGADGRRYQAGDLVNVHIDAVRSFSLSGTPVHS, encoded by the coding sequence TTGACCGCTACCGCCTCTGTCTCCACCGCCACCACGCCGACCCAGGAGCGAGGCAGTTACTGGATCACCACCTTCGGCTGCCAGATGAACAAGGCCGATTCCGAGCGGATGGCCGGGATTCTGCAATCCATGGGCTATCGGGAGGCCAGCGCCGAACTGGATGCCGATCTGGTGCTTTACAACACCTGCACGATCCGGGACAACGCCGAACAAAAGGTTTACAGCTACCTGGGCCGTCAGGCGCAGCGCAAACGGGCGAACCCGAATCTCACCTTGGTGGTGGCCGGCTGTGTGGCCCAACAGGAGGGCGAATCCCTGCTCAGGCGAGTGCCGGAGCTAGATCTTGTGATGGGGCCGCAACACGCCAACCGACTGGAGACCCTGCTGACACAGGTGGACAGCGGCCAACAGGTGGTCGCCACCGAAGACCACCACATCCTCGAAGACATCACTACAGCCCGGCGCGACAGCAGCATCTGCGGCTGGGTGAACGTGATTTACGGCTGCAACGAACGCTGCACCTACTGCGTCGTCCCGTCGGTGCGCGGCAAGGAGCAGTCACGACTTCCAGAGGCCATCAAGCTCGAGATGGAAGGCCTCGCGGCCCAGGGCTACAAGGAGATCACCCTGCTGGGGCAGAACATTGATGCCTATGGGCGGGATCTGCCCGGCATCACCCCGGAAGGACGCCGGCAGCACACGCTCACAGATCTCCTCCATCACGTCCACGACGTGGAGGGGCTTGAACGCATTCGTTTCGCCACGAGCCACCCGCGCTATTTCACCAATCGCCTGATTGACGCCTGTGCCGAGCTACCGAAATTGTGCGAGCACTTCCACATCCCGTTTCAGAGCGGCGACAACGAGGTGCTGCAAGCGATGGCCCGGGGCTACACCGTGGAGCGCTACAGGCGGATCATCGATTACATCCGTGAACGGATGCCCGACGCCTCGTTAAGCGCCGATGTGATCGTGGCCTTCCCTGGCGAGACCGATGCGCAATACCGACGCACCCTGGATCTGATCGAAGAGATCGGCTTCGACCAAGTGAATACGGCCGCCTACTCCCCTCGCCCTAATACACCGGCGGCGGACTGGGACAACCAACTGCCGGAAGAGGTGAAGGTGGCACGGCTGAAGGAGATCAATGCCCTGGTGGAGCAGTGCGCCCGCAAGGCGAATGCCCGCTACGAAGGCCGCACCGAAGAAGTGCTGGCGGAAGGCATCAACCCGAAGGACCCCACCCAGCTGATGGGACGGACCCGCACCAACCGACTCACCTTCTTCAGTGCAACCGGAGCTGATGGCCGGCGTTATCAGGCCGGTGATCTGGTGAATGTGCACATCGATGCCGTGCGCTCCTTCTCTCTCAGTGGCACTCCCGTGCACAGCTGA
- a CDS encoding dipeptide epimerase — protein sequence MGWTLRRFPLTKAVPLAISRGTTAAVERLELRLDHDGVIGRGETGGLDTGHRAYQLAGIEAELQALLPSLNALNPRNRHGFDACLSGLSPPACCAVDLALWDWWGKSLQQPIWRLCALDGSVAVATSVTLGLATVEAVLQRLQRWWNQLPATRIKLKLGSPDGLDHDRALLVAVAKSLENRRQATGGPVELQVDANGGWSLDQAKAMVVDLMRADVVLLEQPLAAQQDPERDAAGFAALQPDCPLPLVADESCWSLEDLLRLAPHVDGVNLKLLKTGGLSEALLMARVAQRLDLDLMVGCYSDSSLLNGAAAQLLPFIRWPDLDSHLNLVDDPYMGLGLDGDRLRVPAAPGLGIDRQEGR from the coding sequence ATGGGCTGGACTTTGCGTCGGTTTCCGCTCACTAAAGCGGTTCCTTTGGCCATCAGCCGGGGCACCACTGCAGCGGTTGAACGCCTGGAGCTACGTCTCGACCATGACGGCGTCATCGGTCGGGGCGAAACAGGTGGTCTCGACACCGGTCACCGCGCGTATCAGCTGGCCGGCATCGAGGCGGAGCTTCAGGCCTTATTGCCCAGTCTGAATGCCCTCAACCCTCGCAATCGTCATGGCTTTGACGCCTGCTTGAGCGGCTTGTCGCCGCCGGCTTGCTGTGCGGTGGATCTGGCCCTCTGGGACTGGTGGGGCAAGTCGTTGCAGCAGCCGATCTGGCGGCTCTGTGCCTTGGATGGATCGGTGGCGGTCGCCACCAGCGTCACGCTGGGCTTGGCCACGGTTGAGGCGGTGCTGCAGCGCCTGCAGCGCTGGTGGAACCAGCTGCCAGCCACCCGCATCAAGTTGAAGCTCGGCAGTCCAGATGGCCTGGATCACGATCGCGCCCTGCTGGTTGCCGTTGCCAAGTCGCTGGAAAACCGCAGGCAGGCAACCGGTGGGCCTGTGGAACTTCAGGTGGATGCCAATGGTGGTTGGTCGCTGGATCAGGCGAAAGCCATGGTTGTTGATCTGATGCGTGCTGATGTGGTGCTGCTGGAGCAGCCGTTGGCTGCGCAACAGGATCCCGAACGCGATGCTGCGGGCTTTGCGGCGTTGCAACCGGATTGCCCCTTGCCGCTCGTGGCCGATGAAAGCTGTTGGTCGCTTGAGGATTTGCTGCGCCTCGCGCCTCACGTCGATGGGGTGAATCTCAAGCTGCTGAAAACAGGAGGCTTGTCGGAAGCGTTGCTGATGGCCCGCGTTGCCCAGCGGTTGGATCTGGATCTGATGGTGGGCTGTTATTCCGACAGTTCGCTGCTCAACGGAGCAGCGGCCCAGTTACTGCCGTTCATCCGCTGGCCCGATCTGGACAGCCATCTCAACCTTGTGGATGACCCGTATATGGGCCTTGGGCTTGATGGGGACCGACTCAGGGTTCCCGCCGCCCCTGGACTCGGCATTGATCGTCAGGAGGGACGGTGA